A section of the Cervus canadensis isolate Bull #8, Minnesota chromosome 8, ASM1932006v1, whole genome shotgun sequence genome encodes:
- the HNRNPF gene encoding heterogeneous nuclear ribonucleoprotein F, giving the protein MMLGPEGGEGFVVKLRGLPWSCSVEDVQNFLSDCTIHDGVAGVHFIYTREGRQSGEAFVELESEDDVKLALKKDRESMGHRYIEVFKSHRTEMDWVLKHSGPNSADTANDGFVRLRGLPFGCTKEEIIQFFSGLEIVPNGITLPVDPEGKITGEAFVQFASQELAEKALGKHKERIGHRYIEVFKSSQEEVRSYSDPPLKFMSVQRPGPYDRPGTARRYIGIVKQAGLERMRSGAYSAGYGGYEEYSGLSDGYGFTTDLFGRDLSYCLSGMYDHRYGDGEFTVQSTTGHCVHMRGLPYKATENDIYNFFSPLNPVRVHIEIGPDGRVTGEADVEFATHEEAVAAMSKDRANMQHRYIELFLNSTTGASNGAYSSQMMQGMGVSTQSTYSGLESQSVSGCYGAGYGGQNSMGGYD; this is encoded by the coding sequence ATGATGTTGGGCCCTGAGGGAGGTGAAGGCTTTGTGGTCAAGCTCCGTGGCCTGCCCTGGTCCTGCTCTGTTGAGGATGTGCAGAATTTCCTCTCCGACTGCACGATCCATGACGGGGTCGCAGGTGTTCATTTTATCTACACTAGAGAAGGCAGGCAGAGTGGTGAGGCTTTTGTTGAACTTGAATCAGAAGATGATGTAAAATTGGCCCTTAAAAAAGACAGGGAAAGCATGGGACATCGGTACATTGAAGTGTTCAAGTCCCACAGAACCGAGATGGATTGGGTGTTGAAGCACAGTGGTCCAAATAGTGCTGACACTGCCAATGATGGTTTCGTGCGACTTCGAGGACTCCCGTTTGGATGCACCAAGGAAGAGATCATTCAGTTTTTCTCAGGGTTGGAAATCGTGCCAAACGGGATCACATTGCCTGTGGACCCCGAGGGCAAGATTACAGGGGAAGCCTTTGTGCAGTTTGCCTCACAGGAGTTAGCAGAGAAGGCTCTAGGGAAGCACAAGGAGAGAATAGGGCACAGGTATATTGAGGTGTTCAAGAGCAGTCAGGAAGAAGTTAGGTCATACTCGGATCCCCCACTGAAGTTCATGTCAGTGCAGCGGCCAGGGCCCTATGACCGCCCTGGCACAGCCAGGAGGTATATTGGCATCGTCAAGCAGGCAGGCCTGGAGAGGATGAGGTCTGGGGCCTACAGTGCAGGCTATGGGGGTTATGAGGAGTACAGCGGCCTCAGTGATGGCTACGGCTTCACCACCGACCTGTTCGGGAGAGACCTCAGTTACTGTCTCTCTGGGATGTATGACCACAGGTATGGAGACGGCGAGTTCACTGTCCAGAGCACCACTGGACACTGCGTCCACATGAGAGGGCTGCCCTACAAAGCTACAGAGAACGACATTTACAACTTCTTCTCCCCGCTCAACCCTGTGAGAGTCCACATTGAGATTGGCCCTGATGGAAGAGTGACCGGCGAAGCTGATGTTGAGTTTGCCACTCACGAAGAAGCCGTGGCAGCCATGTCCAAAGACAGGGCCAACATGCAACATAGATACATAGAACTTTTCTTGAATTCCACAACTGGGGCCAGCAATGGGGCATATAGCAGCCAGATGATGCAAGGCATGGGGGTGTCAACCCAGTCCACTTACAGTGGCCTTGAGAGCCAGTCTGTGAGTGGCTGTTACGGGGCTGGCTATGGTGGCCAGAACAGCATGGGTGGATATGACTAG